One Pecten maximus chromosome 7, xPecMax1.1, whole genome shotgun sequence genomic window carries:
- the LOC117331060 gene encoding venom protein 164-like — protein MKVLALVTLLAVVLLADAQTEQVCHDQSDCGEWECCVADADRRTANHKRFIFSHTSGFCRPKRYQGLTCHVFLQQFNGIYNDYCPCDEGLVCEGTTILPNGHHTNPKCIPTNEAHSTPAP, from the exons ATGAAGGTCCTAGCTTTGGTGACACTGCTAGCTGTCGTCCTG CTAGCGGACGCCCAGACAGAACAGGTATGTCATGATCAGTCGGACTGTGGAGAATGGGAGTGTTGTGTAGCTGACGCAGACAGACGGACAGCCAACCATAAACGTTTCATTTTCTCCCATACTTCCGGGTTTTGTCGTCCAAAGCGTTACCAGGGACTCACGTGTCACGTGTTCCTACAGCAGTTTAATGGTATCTACAACGATTATTGCCCTTGTGATGAAGGACTTGTCTGTGAGGGTACCACCATTCTCCCTAACGGGCACCACACCAATCCTAAATGTATCCCCACGAACGAGGCTCACTCAACACCAGCACCTTGA
- the LOC117331592 gene encoding sodium-dependent proline transporter-like, translating to MSDEDDQDDRWTDDDDVRPAVHVGDPQIPTDKPQLPDLVGIDNPLSLLGRHKSASNDTVNEADSESTSVHSRRNSKDIKTSMDPGVYRPKRGYSRTPSRGTMMTEETTDSRKQIFGVDENEERGNWSGRFDFLLSLLGYAVGLGNVWRFPYLCYRNGGGAFLIPFVIMMIIIGVPLFFMEACLGQFCSSGPMTCWHFAPLFKGVGIAMVIVSAGTSMYYNMILAWAYFYMFASFTSTLPWQGCDNGWNSKDCSLKLPLVKCEVGEKLLNGSCYVNGVFKGLWDDSLFTNATGRKRISPAEEYFNNRALGLSSGLEEFGQPRWELVLCLLLAWFVCFLCLIKGIKTTGKVVYFTAVFPYVVLIILFFRGITLEGAGKGVYYYIVPEWGRLLDARVWKDAAVQIFFSMSIAGGGLVTLSSYNRFHNNILKDSVIVSIGDTLTCIFAGFVIFSYLGFMANKLNVEVKDVAKDGAGLAFVVYPEAVTSLPPPPLWSILFFFMLITLGLDSQFAMLETVLTGVLDQFPHLRPKKTIVILCICIFFFFLGLPLTAPGGMYLLQLMDNYVGGWTLLIIGLFENICVAYVYGVNRFLKDIEVMLGFKMIMWWKICWWVISPLTLVALFIFTFVDYSPSEYGDYKYPAWADALGWVMAFLSVLAIPITMLYKIGKEDDEDSIIEKIKLLVTPTREWGPALVKHRRLVTYVEGWVIDPWEELATYVNKAFASDKSKSRSTLWTSEPVISPYFDPRREKDFSDSGSYTATEASEKTGVSFESYV from the exons ATGTCCGATGAGGATGATCAG GATGATCGTTGGACGGATGACGATGACGTCAGACCAGCTGTGCACGTGGGTGATCCACAAATCCCCACTGATAAGCCCCAACTCCCGGACCTGGTCGGTATCGACAACCCCCTGTCACTCCTGGGGCGTCACAAGAGTGCATCTAAC GACACCGTGAACGAAGCAGACTCCGAGTCGACCTCAGTACACTCAAGACGCAACTCAAAAGACATCAAAACCTCAATGGATCCAGGGGTGTACAGACCAAAACGAGGTTACTCTCGGACGCCATCAAGG GGTACAATGATGACCGAGGAGACGACGGACAGCCGGAAGCAGATTTTTGGTGTTGACGAGAACGAGGAGCGCGGGAACTGGTCGGGTCGGTTCGACTTCCTGTTATCCCTGCTGGGGTACGCCGTGGGGCTGGGGAACGTTTGGCGCTTCCCCTACCTGTGTTACCGGAATGGGGGCGGGGCTTTTCTTATACCATTCGTTATCATGATGATAATCATTGGTGTACCTCTCTTCTTCATGGAGGCATGCCTCGGCCAGTTTTGCAGCAGCGGACCCATGACATGTTGGCATTTCGCTCCGCTtttcaaag GTGTGGGTATTGCTATGGTGATCGTTTCCGCCGGAACCTCTATGTACTACAATATGATTCTCgcctgggcctatttttacatgtTCGCCTCATTCACTAGTACTCTTCCTTGGCAGGGCTGTGACAACGGATGGAACAGTAAAG ACTGCAGTCTCAAGCTTCCCCTGGTGAAGTGTGAGGTTGGAGAGAAGTTACTCAATGGCTCCTGTTACGTGAATGGTGTCTTCAAAGGACTGTGGGACGACTCTCTGTTTACCAACGCAACAGGCCGGAAGCGGATATCACCGGCGGAAGAATACTTCAA TAACAGGGCGCTGGGACTGAGTAGCGGTCTGGAAGAGTTTGGACAGCCACGCTGGGAGTTAGTGCTCTGTCTACTGCTGGCCTGGTTTGTGTGTTTCCTCTGTCTTATCAAGGGCATCAAGACCACAGGAAAA GTGGTTTACTTCACTGCAGTTTTCCCATATGTTGTTTTAATCATCCTCTTCTTCCGTGGAATCACACTGGAGGGAGCGGGCAAAGGAGTATACTACTATATAGTACCGGAGTGGGGAAGACTTCTAGACGCTAGG GTATGGAAGGACGCTGCTGTCCAGATCTTCTTCTCAATGTCTATCGCTGGTGGAGGATTGGTGACACTCTCTAGTTACAACAGGTTCCATAACAACATCCTCAA AGACTCTGTGATCGTCAGTATAGGAGACACACTCACCTGTATTTTTGCCGGGTTTGTCATATTTTCCTACCTTGGCTTCATGGCAAACAAGCTCAACGTGGAAGTGAAAGACGTTGCTAAGGACG GGGCAGGCCTTGCATTCGTGGTGTATCCTGAGGCTGTCACTAGTCTGCCACCACCTCCTCTTTGGTCCATCCTCTTCTTCTTCATGCTCATCACACTGGGACTCGACAGTCAG TTCGCTATGTTGGAGACAGTATTGACTGGAGTCCTTGACCAATTTCCACATCTGAGGCCAAAGAAAACTATTGTCATCCTCTGTATCTGTATATTCTTCTTCTTCCTAGGATTACCCCTGACCGCACCA GGCGGTATGTACCTGCTGCAGTTGATGGATAATTACGTGGGGGGTTGGACTCTCCTAATCATCGGTTTGTTCGAAAATATATGTGTGGCCTATGTTTACG GAGTCAATCGGTTTCTGAAGGATATAGAAGTCATGTTGGGCTTTAAGATGATAATGTGGTGGAAGATCTGCTGGTGGGTCATCAGTCCTCTGACTTTGGTA GCTCTGTTTATCTTCACTTTTGTTGACTATTCGCCATCTGAGTATGGGGATTATAAGTACCCCGCCTGGGCCGATGCACTTGGTTGGGTCATGGCATTCCTTTCCGTCCTCGCTATTCCAATTACCATGCTTTACAAGATCGGCAAAGAGGATGACGAAGACAGTATCATTGAG AAAATCAAGCTTCTTGTCACCCCGACACGGGAGTGGGGTCCAGCCCTGGTAAAGCACCGCCGTCTCGTGACGTATGTTGAGGGCTGGGTAATCGACCCCTGGGAGGAACTCGCTACCTACGTCAACAAAGCCTTCGCCTCAGACAAATCGAAATCACGAAGTACGCTGTGG ACATCAGAACCTGTTATATCACCTTACTTCGATCCCCGTAGGGAAAAAGACTTCAGTGATAGCGGAAGTTACACTGCCACGGAGGCATCTGAGAAGACGGGTGTATCGTTCGAATCTTATGTATGA